A genomic window from Pontibacillus halophilus JSM 076056 = DSM 19796 includes:
- a CDS encoding peptide ABC transporter substrate-binding protein: MQKSTKWSLLLALGLVLSMFLAACSGGDGSSDSGDSDSEETEEASGDQVDKGVGPSPVGTPAAEDKQVYTTYATADMQSLDPHLAEGEFGFLTSGNVMEGLYRLGTDQDGKPTIEPGIAKDHEVNEDGTVWTFNLREDATWSNGDSVTAQDFVYGWQRAVDPSVGSEYGPYMMNGVVKNASAVNNGEVEPSELGVEAVDEYTFKVELEKPVPYFESLVTFNTFFPANQKVVEEYGTDYLLEAGNGVYNGPFTLSEWNQGEGWTMVKNDDYWDADAVSLETINVKIVKENTTAVNLYESGQIDRVSLVGDNVDKYVSNPNLQMALNPTLFYLKFNQTNEALANENIRKGIALAVNNKAITEDLLKNGSIPMEGNVPKEFATDPASGKDFREVNGAFLEQDLEAAQQAFNKGLEELGKDSVTLELLAGDGSTGKDMTEYLQGALSRDLEGLEVEVALVPFKERIRRDNAMEYDVLLSGWGPDYVDPNTFLNMWVTDGENNNMGYSNEQYDQLIEQSATENATEPEKRYENFYEAEKILFEDAALAPLYQEGEAFLLDENVQNLVKSPTGPNYQFKWTYIAESGE; encoded by the coding sequence ATGCAAAAATCGACAAAATGGTCGTTGCTTTTAGCACTAGGCTTAGTGCTTAGCATGTTTCTAGCAGCATGTTCTGGCGGGGATGGCTCGTCTGATTCAGGTGATTCTGACTCTGAAGAAACAGAAGAAGCATCTGGAGATCAAGTAGATAAAGGTGTAGGTCCTAGCCCAGTTGGTACGCCAGCTGCAGAAGATAAACAAGTGTATACAACATATGCAACAGCAGATATGCAGTCCTTAGACCCGCATCTTGCTGAAGGTGAATTTGGATTCTTAACATCTGGTAACGTTATGGAAGGTCTTTATCGTCTTGGAACAGACCAAGATGGCAAGCCTACAATCGAACCAGGAATTGCGAAAGACCATGAAGTAAACGAAGATGGAACGGTTTGGACATTCAACTTGCGTGAAGACGCAACTTGGTCAAACGGTGACAGCGTAACAGCTCAAGACTTCGTATACGGCTGGCAACGTGCGGTAGACCCGAGTGTAGGTTCTGAGTACGGTCCATATATGATGAACGGCGTTGTGAAGAACGCAAGTGCCGTGAATAACGGTGAAGTAGAACCAAGCGAACTTGGTGTTGAAGCGGTAGATGAGTACACGTTCAAAGTAGAACTAGAAAAGCCAGTTCCTTACTTTGAATCACTTGTTACTTTCAATACATTCTTCCCTGCTAACCAAAAAGTAGTTGAAGAATATGGTACAGATTACTTGCTTGAAGCAGGAAACGGTGTGTATAACGGACCATTCACATTAAGCGAATGGAACCAAGGCGAAGGCTGGACAATGGTTAAGAACGATGACTATTGGGATGCTGACGCAGTTTCTCTAGAAACAATTAACGTAAAAATCGTAAAAGAAAATACAACAGCGGTTAACCTATATGAGTCAGGTCAAATTGACCGTGTTTCTCTAGTAGGGGATAACGTTGATAAGTATGTCTCTAACCCAAACTTGCAAATGGCTTTAAATCCAACATTGTTCTATCTGAAGTTTAACCAAACGAATGAAGCACTAGCAAATGAGAACATCCGTAAAGGTATTGCGCTAGCTGTCAACAATAAAGCTATTACAGAAGACTTACTGAAGAACGGTTCTATTCCAATGGAAGGAAATGTACCGAAAGAATTCGCTACAGATCCTGCCTCTGGTAAGGACTTCCGTGAAGTGAATGGTGCCTTTCTTGAACAAGATCTTGAAGCTGCACAACAAGCTTTCAACAAAGGTCTTGAAGAGCTAGGCAAGGATTCTGTGACACTTGAACTACTAGCTGGTGATGGCAGTACTGGTAAGGATATGACAGAGTATCTTCAAGGTGCACTTTCTCGTGATTTAGAAGGCCTTGAGGTAGAAGTTGCTCTAGTTCCATTTAAAGAACGTATCCGTCGTGACAACGCTATGGAATATGATGTGCTTCTTTCCGGTTGGGGTCCTGACTACGTTGATCCGAACACATTCTTGAACATGTGGGTGACGGATGGCGAAAACAACAACATGGGCTACTCAAACGAACAGTACGATCAATTGATCGAACAATCAGCAACAGAGAACGCGACAGAACCAGAAAAACGTTATGAGAACTTCTATGAAGCAGAGAAAATCTTATTTGAAGATGCAGCTCTAGCTCCACTTTACCAAGAAGGAGAAGCTTTCCTACTTGATGAGAATGTTCAAAACTTAGTGAAGTCACCAACTGGTCCAAACTACCAGTTCAAGTGGACTTACATCGCTGAGTCTGGTGAGTAA
- the trpS gene encoding tryptophan--tRNA ligase has protein sequence MKTIFSGIQPSGTLTIGNYIGALKHFQQLQEDHNCYFCVVDEHAITVPQDRLELRRNIRSLASLYLACGIDPEKSTLFIQSEVSAHTQLGWMLQTVSYVGELERMTQFKDKSVNKGKEGVSAGLLTYPPLMASDILLYGTDFVPVGEDQKQHLELTRNLAQRFNNRFNDIFTVPEVSIPKVGARIMSLQEPTKKMSKSDENQKAFISMLDDEKTIMKKFKSAVTDSEGVVKYDKENKPGVSNLLTIMSVFTDESIETLEERYQDAGYGTFKTDVAQSVIAVLKPIQERYYELLESEELDEILDQGAEKANFHANKMLKKAKKAMGIGRAHQKR, from the coding sequence ATGAAAACTATCTTCTCAGGAATACAACCAAGTGGCACACTGACAATCGGAAATTATATTGGCGCATTAAAACATTTCCAACAGCTCCAAGAGGATCATAATTGTTATTTCTGTGTCGTGGACGAACACGCAATTACCGTTCCCCAAGACCGTCTAGAGTTACGTAGAAATATCCGTTCTTTAGCATCACTCTACTTAGCATGTGGAATCGACCCAGAGAAGTCGACCCTGTTCATCCAATCTGAGGTCTCCGCACACACTCAGCTAGGCTGGATGCTACAAACGGTTTCCTATGTTGGGGAACTCGAACGCATGACACAGTTTAAAGACAAATCCGTCAATAAAGGAAAAGAAGGCGTATCTGCTGGCCTCCTCACGTACCCTCCATTAATGGCGTCAGATATTCTTCTATATGGAACAGATTTCGTACCCGTTGGGGAAGACCAAAAGCAACATCTTGAGCTCACTCGTAACTTAGCTCAACGATTCAACAACCGCTTCAACGACATTTTCACTGTGCCTGAAGTGAGCATTCCTAAAGTTGGGGCACGTATCATGTCTCTCCAAGAACCGACTAAGAAAATGAGTAAGTCTGATGAGAATCAAAAAGCCTTTATCTCGATGCTTGATGATGAGAAGACCATTATGAAGAAATTCAAGAGCGCCGTTACGGATTCAGAAGGCGTTGTGAAATACGACAAGGAAAACAAACCTGGCGTATCGAACTTGTTGACCATCATGTCCGTATTTACAGATGAGAGCATTGAAACTCTTGAAGAACGATATCAAGATGCTGGATATGGCACGTTTAAAACAGACGTCGCTCAATCTGTCATCGCAGTTCTTAAACCAATTCAAGAGCGCTATTATGAGCTACTTGAATCAGAAGAACTTGACGAAATTCTTGATCAAGGTGCTGAGAAAGCTAACTTCCACGCGAACAAGATGCTTAAGAAAGCAAAGAAAGCGATGGGCATCGGCCGCGCTCATCAGAAGCGATAA
- a CDS encoding DUF3899 domain-containing protein has product MKHWFTNKWFYLLLNLCVATLLFFILSESRSLVTYINMTFYFSYVYFFIGLVMLVVKGKFIDGVTYSFRRFSNRMNISRHKDYMDDWETKKLPSELINAHTYRTVWFQAFGMIGFMLILLFFYYM; this is encoded by the coding sequence ATGAAACATTGGTTTACAAATAAATGGTTCTACCTACTCTTAAATTTGTGCGTTGCTACCCTACTTTTCTTTATCTTATCTGAGTCACGCTCCCTGGTAACGTATATTAATATGACCTTCTACTTTAGCTACGTCTACTTTTTCATCGGATTGGTCATGCTAGTTGTAAAGGGAAAATTTATCGATGGGGTGACGTATAGCTTTCGTCGCTTTAGCAATCGAATGAATATAAGTCGTCACAAGGATTACATGGATGATTGGGAGACAAAGAAGCTTCCATCCGAACTCATTAACGCACACACGTATCGGACTGTGTGGTTTCAAGCATTTGGGATGATTGGTTTTATGCTCATTCTCCTTTTCTTCTATTACATGTAA
- a CDS encoding LCP family protein → MGDSRILVRRKKRKRKRKLLISIIALLIVGIISYSGYEYTAGLLAAQEEAGEQTSTSQEDTNYAEDFQGAKTPEGKTNVLLLGVDQRGEEVTRSDTIMIGQYDADTDSTKLVSIMRDTYVKIPGYGYNKINSAFAYGGPELMRQTIKENFGIDIEYYAIVDFNGFTQIVDTIAPKGIKIDVEKDMYYKDGAGTINLKEGTQLLNGEELLGYARFRKDAESDFGRVRRQQQVIGAMKDKFISVTGITKLPRVMGTVQPYVETNMGMTSLLGYGKEFILNTPSEIETLRIPEDSNVWNDRVSGVGAVLRHDEATTEQAIQDFLK, encoded by the coding sequence ATGGGAGATAGTCGCATCTTAGTGCGCCGCAAAAAGCGCAAACGAAAGCGTAAACTTCTCATCTCCATCATCGCTTTACTAATTGTAGGAATAATAAGCTATAGTGGATATGAATATACAGCCGGATTGTTAGCTGCTCAAGAAGAGGCAGGAGAGCAGACATCCACCTCTCAAGAGGACACCAATTATGCAGAAGACTTCCAAGGAGCTAAGACTCCGGAAGGAAAGACAAACGTGCTGCTCCTCGGTGTCGACCAACGAGGAGAGGAAGTCACTCGTTCTGATACGATTATGATCGGTCAGTATGACGCTGACACAGATAGCACGAAGTTGGTATCCATCATGCGGGACACTTACGTTAAAATTCCTGGATATGGATACAACAAGATTAACTCAGCCTTCGCATACGGTGGCCCTGAGTTGATGCGTCAGACGATTAAAGAAAACTTCGGAATTGATATTGAATACTATGCCATTGTTGACTTTAACGGATTTACTCAAATTGTAGATACCATTGCACCAAAAGGCATAAAAATTGATGTTGAAAAAGATATGTATTATAAAGACGGCGCCGGAACAATCAACCTAAAAGAAGGCACCCAGCTGTTGAACGGGGAGGAGCTACTAGGCTATGCCCGCTTCCGTAAAGACGCAGAAAGCGACTTCGGCCGCGTTCGACGCCAACAGCAAGTAATTGGAGCGATGAAAGACAAATTTATTTCTGTAACTGGAATTACGAAACTACCTCGAGTAATGGGAACCGTGCAGCCTTATGTGGAGACCAACATGGGCATGACTTCCTTACTTGGATACGGTAAAGAATTTATTCTGAATACACCTAGCGAAATTGAAACACTTCGAATTCCTGAGGATTCAAATGTATGGAATGACCGCGTTAGTGGTGTTGGTGCCGTATTGCGTCACGATGAAGCCACAACCGAACAAGCCATTCAAGATTTCCTTAAATAA
- a CDS encoding YjbA family protein, protein MLYLHDVWVNWFEGEENGYNVCPFHEWRKEDGIELLDQVPLLYVNASLYHYIENDLQDLPQSLLDAVCKRAYLRKNQERISLDYAFIVTNGSSVLAVDTMGYTLPVRKSRLIPRQERLVYEMIEDSKPESYRFANGAEDKEYHILSPDPTMMIGLTRKERQLKQLLMMAIDQLQTTQNLPEVRYWLTEWNPTRYASIQDYTFDEAWRELYEGVAQGWSKAHNDLCQNLVKGQPFFEKLWELEQSQEVNKGV, encoded by the coding sequence ATGCTATATTTGCACGATGTATGGGTGAATTGGTTTGAAGGAGAAGAGAATGGCTACAACGTATGTCCATTCCACGAATGGAGAAAAGAAGACGGCATTGAGCTACTCGATCAAGTCCCACTCCTATATGTGAATGCGTCGCTCTACCACTACATAGAAAACGACCTACAAGACCTCCCGCAGTCACTATTAGATGCTGTCTGCAAAAGAGCGTATTTAAGAAAGAATCAAGAACGTATTTCACTTGATTATGCCTTCATCGTCACGAATGGATCTTCAGTGTTGGCTGTAGATACAATGGGGTACACGTTACCTGTTCGGAAGAGTCGTCTGATTCCTAGGCAGGAAAGACTTGTGTATGAAATGATAGAAGATAGTAAACCTGAGTCGTATCGTTTTGCGAACGGGGCTGAGGACAAAGAGTATCATATCCTATCGCCAGACCCAACGATGATGATTGGTTTGACGCGTAAAGAGCGGCAGCTGAAGCAACTTCTCATGATGGCCATTGACCAACTTCAGACGACACAGAATTTACCTGAAGTTCGTTATTGGTTAACTGAATGGAACCCAACTCGTTACGCTTCTATTCAGGACTACACATTTGATGAGGCTTGGAGAGAGTTGTATGAAGGCGTTGCCCAAGGTTGGTCTAAAGCTCATAACGACTTATGTCAGAACCTCGTAAAAGGACAACCCTTCTTTGAGAAGCTATGGGAATTAGAGCAAAGCCAAGAAGTAAATAAAGGTGTCTAA